Proteins encoded by one window of Antechinus flavipes isolate AdamAnt ecotype Samford, QLD, Australia chromosome 4, AdamAnt_v2, whole genome shotgun sequence:
- the PI16 gene encoding peptidase inhibitor 16, with protein MKSSHCFPAVFLLFTAAQLSCSLNDEEKQTVVELHNLYRSQVSPPATNMKNMKWDEDLAAFAKAYASKCVWGHNKDRGRRGENLFAITEGEMDLQLAVEQWYNEHEHYSLSNATCAEGQMCGHYTQVVWAKTERIGCGSQFCEKLEGVTETNIHVLVCNYEPPGNVKGQKPYLEGPQCSQCQEGYECKNLLCQPIISPEEAGVSPSLPTATLTTTMASETSPKLATSMASETSPKLATSLASETSPNLATEVPSSLATQTSTSLNEGTSLSPRLSIETTLKSSEREVSKTEPNRDKPTQDRPQELLPSSSSSSSETLATTFLAKDEPEEVPGTVWPIKRSSNSVPPDLPQTGGANAIGGRTLALHSVEGTGTDIQNASSHSEFSYFGLLSCLVLRYFF; from the exons ATGAAGAGCTCCCACTGCTTTCCAGCTGTGTTCCTCCTCTTCACAGCTGCCCAGCTGAGCTGTAGCCTAAATGATGAAGAAAAGCAAACGGTGGTAGAACTTCACAACCTGTATCGCTCCCAGGTTTCCCCACCTGCGACTAACATGAAGAATATG AAATGGGACGAGGACCTGGCTGCCTTTGCCAAAGCCTACGCCAGCAAGTGCGTGTGGGGCCACAACAAGGATCGAGGCCGCCGGGGAGAGAACCTTTTCGCCATCACAGAAGGGGAGATGGACCTGCAGCTGGCTGTGGAGCAGTGGTACAATGAGCACGAGCACTACAGCCTCAGCAATGCTACCTGTGCGGAAGGACAGATGTGTGGCCACTACACCCAG GTGGTCTGGGCAAAGACAGAGAGGATTGGCTGCGGTTCTCAGTTCTGTGAGAAGCTTGAGGGAGTGACGGAGACTAATATTCATGTGCTGGTCTGCAACTATGAGCCTCC agGAAATGTGAAGGGCCAGAAGCCCTATCTGGAGGGGCCACAGTGTTCCCAATGTCAGGAGGGCTACGAGTGTAAGAACCTACTCTGTC AACCAATCATAAGCCCAGAGGAGGCTGGGGTCTCCCCCTCTTTACCAACTGCAACCCTGACAACCACTATGGCAAGTGAGACCTCGCCCAAATTGGCCACCTCTATGGCAAGTGAGACCTCGCCCAAATTGGCCACCTCTCTGGCAAGTGAGACCTCGCCCAACTTGGCGACTGAGGTTCCTTCTTCTTTGGCAACCCAAACTTCAACCTCCCTGAATGAGGGGACCTCCCTCTCCCCTAGGCTAAGCATTGAGACCACCCTGAAATCATCAGAGAGAGAAGTCAGCAAGACAGAGCCAAACAGAGACAAGCCCACCCAAGACAGACCTCAAGAgttgcttccttcctcctcctcctcctcctctgagaCTTTGGCTACCACTTTCTTGGCTAAAGATGAGCCAGAAGAGGTTCCAGGCACTGTGTGGCCAATAAAGCGCAGCTCCAACAGTGTTCCCCCTGACCTCCCTCAAACTGGTGGGGCCAATGCCATCGGGGGACGCACCCTGGCCCTGCACTCTGTGGAAG GTACAGGAACAGATATCCAGAATGCCTCCAGTCATTCTGAGTTTTCTTACTTTGGGCTACTCAGCTGCTTAGTCCTGAGATACTTCTTCTGA